In one Deltaproteobacteria bacterium genomic region, the following are encoded:
- a CDS encoding DUF4292 domain-containing protein: MDNLAAQTSNITKQMLALLICCFLASCAPAVTLPHAPDQLPAPLDPRWEKLSGRNQVRSGLRAMADIDLTAEGGRRHLRVAMLLQLPSLMRIESIPLFGPPDFFLSLNREKLKIFLPGKKEYYQGRPSRENLSRFLPLSLSPTDMVYVLMGLPPPPPVAEEKIGYRESREGDRKRLDLFLNNRIIRILWSDSNVERLTDMEILDANTKLTHRVSYGNYLRLGESDWPQQVTIVSQDGKARIIVNYDDMELCAPEDEEIFDLPIPRGITPTGMDRDDPPWE, translated from the coding sequence TTGGATAATTTGGCGGCACAGACAAGCAATATTACTAAGCAAATGTTGGCGCTGCTCATTTGCTGCTTTCTTGCCTCCTGCGCGCCGGCCGTAACCTTGCCCCATGCCCCGGATCAGCTTCCTGCTCCGCTTGATCCCCGCTGGGAAAAACTAAGCGGCAGGAATCAAGTCCGAAGCGGCCTGAGAGCGATGGCGGATATTGACCTGACGGCAGAAGGCGGCAGACGTCATCTGCGGGTAGCCATGCTGCTCCAACTCCCATCACTGATGCGGATAGAAAGCATCCCTCTTTTCGGCCCACCGGATTTCTTCCTCTCTCTGAACAGGGAAAAACTGAAGATTTTTTTGCCGGGTAAAAAAGAATATTATCAGGGTCGTCCGTCGCGGGAAAATTTGTCGCGTTTCCTGCCGCTCAGTCTATCCCCGACGGATATGGTATATGTCCTTATGGGCCTCCCTCCTCCCCCACCTGTCGCCGAAGAAAAAATCGGTTACCGGGAATCTCGTGAAGGCGACAGGAAACGTCTGGACCTGTTCTTGAATAACCGGATAATCCGGATACTGTGGTCGGACAGCAATGTTGAGCGACTAACAGACATGGAAATACTTGACGCCAACACCAAACTTACCCATCGGGTAAGCTATGGCAACTACCTCCGGTTGGGAGAAAGCGACTGGCCGCAACAGGTAACGATAGTTTCCCAAGACGGGAAGGCTCGGATAATTGTTAATTATGACGATATGGAATTGTGCGCCCCGGAGGATGAGGAAATCTTTGACCTACCCATCCCCAGGGGTATAACGCCTACCGGCATGGATAGGGATGACCCGCCCTGGGAATAA
- a CDS encoding divergent polysaccharide deacetylase family protein: protein MKLITGLTGLILLIIVLITSYYIFSRPPGDVDRAQESGEEKEATGEKTPVRTPDFPPRRPNSGEGKISIAIIIDDIGFALAPVDELLRIDAPLAFAVLPYTPHAKAAAEMIHRQGREILLHIPMEPRSGKNKPGPGALFRDMTANDLRRQLDDDLAVVPYVAGANNHMGSAFMEDEEKLQVVLTELQKKGLFFVDSRTTAASRAEGLARKTRIRFAARRLFLDNDQDQELIFKNLLDHLENNNSPLLIIGHPYPGTVAALKEAIPLLQSRGIRIVPPSELVEIIGER from the coding sequence ATGAAACTTATTACGGGCCTCACCGGCCTTATATTGTTGATAATCGTCCTGATTACGTCCTACTATATATTTTCCCGGCCGCCCGGCGATGTTGACCGGGCGCAGGAAAGCGGAGAAGAGAAAGAAGCAACTGGGGAGAAAACTCCTGTCCGGACACCGGATTTTCCCCCCCGGCGCCCGAACAGCGGAGAGGGGAAAATATCCATCGCCATCATCATTGATGACATAGGCTTTGCCTTGGCGCCGGTGGATGAACTGCTCAGAATTGATGCACCGCTGGCCTTCGCCGTTTTGCCCTACACTCCCCATGCTAAAGCTGCCGCGGAGATGATCCACCGTCAGGGACGCGAGATTCTGCTGCACATCCCCATGGAACCGCGCAGTGGAAAAAATAAACCCGGTCCGGGGGCGCTTTTCCGCGATATGACGGCAAATGATCTGCGGAGGCAGTTGGATGATGATCTCGCCGTCGTTCCCTATGTCGCGGGAGCCAATAATCACATGGGATCGGCTTTCATGGAGGATGAGGAAAAACTTCAGGTCGTCCTGACGGAATTGCAGAAAAAGGGGCTGTTCTTTGTTGACAGCAGAACAACGGCAGCTTCCCGGGCGGAGGGCTTGGCCAGAAAAACGCGGATCAGATTTGCGGCGCGACGGCTTTTTCTCGACAATGACCAGGATCAGGAGTTGATTTTCAAGAATTTGCTCGACCACTTGGAGAATAACAATTCGCCCCTCTTGATCATCGGGCATCCCTATCCCGGCACCGTGGCAGCGCTTAAGGAAGCTATCCCGCTGCTTCAGTCGCGAGGCATCCGCATTGTCCCACCTTCGGAGCTGGTGGAAATAATCGGCGAGAGATAA
- a CDS encoding S41 family peptidase translates to MKMFARKRWLPLLLAITFLVILGPYGDSQVAALDKSVYKTLRTFNEVLDIVEKNYVEEVDANTLIKGAINGMVKSLDPHSSFMTAEMYKELEVDTRGSFGGIGIEITMNKGVLTVVSPIEDTPAFKAGVKSGDQIIMIDGQFTKDITISEAVKKLRGKKDTKVTLTIMREGLAKPKEFVLTREDIKVKSVKTKNFDKNIGYIRLAAFQERTSDDLKKTLREVTEKMQPLQGLVLDMRNNPGGLLNQAVEVSDVFMKSGIIVSTRGRTKGMESKNSAHNDGDEPTCPMVVLVNEETASAAEIVAGALQDSGRAVIIGTQTFGKGSVQTVIPLEDGSALKLTTAKYYTPNGRSIQAEGIMPDIIVKYAPPVEAKATPEGMMRERDLPGHIKSPQENGLKAVEPKADPKKDESDEAAAPDNQIKSAIDILKSWEIFKKNFK, encoded by the coding sequence TCCTTGTCATCCTGGGCCCTTATGGCGACAGTCAGGTAGCGGCCTTAGACAAAAGCGTCTATAAGACACTCCGAACCTTCAACGAGGTTCTGGATATCGTAGAAAAAAATTATGTGGAAGAGGTGGACGCCAACACCTTGATCAAAGGAGCCATCAACGGCATGGTGAAGTCGCTGGATCCGCACAGCAGCTTCATGACGGCGGAGATGTACAAGGAATTGGAGGTAGACACGCGGGGAAGCTTCGGCGGCATCGGCATTGAAATTACTATGAATAAGGGTGTGCTGACTGTCGTTTCGCCAATCGAGGACACGCCGGCCTTTAAAGCGGGCGTCAAATCCGGTGATCAGATCATCATGATTGACGGACAATTTACCAAAGATATCACCATCTCGGAAGCGGTTAAGAAACTGCGGGGGAAAAAAGATACCAAGGTAACCCTGACAATTATGAGAGAAGGCCTGGCAAAGCCCAAAGAGTTTGTCCTGACCCGCGAAGATATCAAGGTCAAAAGCGTCAAGACAAAGAATTTTGACAAGAACATCGGCTACATAAGATTAGCGGCTTTCCAGGAAAGAACCAGCGACGATTTGAAAAAGACACTCCGCGAGGTAACGGAAAAAATGCAGCCTTTGCAGGGTCTCGTCCTCGACATGCGGAACAACCCGGGCGGACTGCTTAATCAGGCGGTAGAAGTGTCCGATGTTTTTATGAAGTCCGGTATCATTGTCTCCACGCGGGGCAGGACAAAGGGTATGGAAAGCAAGAACAGCGCCCACAACGACGGCGATGAACCAACCTGTCCGATGGTCGTGCTGGTCAATGAGGAAACCGCCAGCGCCGCCGAGATAGTCGCCGGCGCCCTGCAGGACAGCGGCAGGGCTGTTATTATAGGCACCCAGACTTTCGGCAAGGGGTCGGTGCAGACCGTCATTCCGCTGGAAGACGGCTCGGCCTTGAAATTAACAACGGCTAAATACTACACTCCCAATGGACGCTCCATCCAGGCCGAGGGTATTATGCCTGATATTATCGTGAAATACGCACCACCGGTGGAGGCCAAGGCAACGCCGGAGGGAATGATGAGGGAACGTGATTTACCTGGACACATAAAGTCACCGCAAGAAAATGGCCTCAAGGCTGTCGAACCGAAGGCAGACCCGAAAAAAGATGAATCTGACGAAGCAGCGGCGCCTGATAACCAGATCAAGAGCGCGATAGACATCTTAAAGAGCTGGGAGATATTCAAGAAAAACTTCAAATAA
- the pal gene encoding peptidoglycan-associated lipoprotein Pal has protein sequence MRRNVGLVILVFALMMVLIGGCSANKEALQEDRVAPMAPAAVAPEAKPVEQAAPVEKAPAKAKFSVGEPVLEGADKAAPAATTAAVAVPARELYELADIRFDFDKFNLKDEARASLKNHAEWLNKNKDVMIVVEGHCDERGTAEYNLALGERRANAATKFLVDMGIDAKRIKTLSYGEELPLDKGHTEDAWARNRRAHFDASGKK, from the coding sequence TATTAGTATTTGCATTGATGATGGTGCTTATCGGTGGTTGCAGCGCTAATAAAGAAGCCCTCCAAGAAGACAGGGTGGCGCCGATGGCGCCGGCGGCCGTGGCGCCAGAGGCCAAGCCGGTAGAACAAGCGGCTCCCGTTGAAAAGGCCCCGGCAAAAGCGAAATTTTCCGTAGGTGAGCCAGTGCTGGAGGGAGCGGATAAAGCAGCACCAGCAGCAACGACCGCCGCAGTAGCCGTGCCTGCCAGGGAACTTTATGAATTGGCCGATATCCGTTTCGATTTCGACAAATTCAACCTTAAGGATGAAGCGCGGGCGAGCCTTAAGAATCATGCCGAATGGCTGAATAAAAATAAGGATGTCATGATTGTTGTAGAGGGGCACTGCGATGAAAGAGGCACCGCCGAATATAACCTGGCCTTGGGGGAAAGGCGCGCCAATGCGGCAACTAAATTCCTCGTTGACATGGGCATTGATGCCAAGAGAATCAAGACCTTAAGCTATGGCGAGGAACTGCCTCTGGATAAAGGACATACCGAAGACGCTTGGGCCAGGAACCGCCGGGCGCATTTTGACGCCTCCGGGAAAAAATAA
- a CDS encoding tetratricopeptide repeat protein, with amino-acid sequence MKTFLNKQWLLIITIFICLAGCVPPGTRAGDITAVEADLTPVNLASYHYSLSVLSSLSGKLDDAIEEMEKALGFDARSAFLATELAGLYSEKGNISRAIAICEKTLAENGSDVEARLLLANLYLNVKNFDNALREYLKVTELEPRNADALLYTGILYGEAKKYEEAVTTFRRLLDSDPDHIMGNYYLAKTLSEVQQYGAAEEIYKKTLALKPGFEPAVLDLGRLLEKQEKNDQAVKKYRAYIKANPHSVNVRLKLADLLLKLKKPEEAEKELRETLTWGKGRREIAYRLGLFYLESDRFERAAEIILELLKTNSGDYRLRYLLASAYEGQKDYQQAIAELQKIPREAELFPAAQLSISLMLKNTGQIEAAIANLSAAIDNRKDAPDLYALLASIYEEKKELLRAEETLKMGLQVSPSVMLHFSLGALYEKTDRFPESIREMETVLQMDGKNAEAMNFIGYSYADRGIKLVEAEDLIRKALTLKPGNAYMLDSLGWVCFRQNKLAEAIKYLKEAAAGLPQDATVAEHLGDVYVESGQIEAAREIYLQVMKLNPDHKTVPQKIEKMKITGHNPDKRDKPR; translated from the coding sequence ATGAAAACATTTCTTAATAAACAATGGCTGTTGATTATTACTATTTTTATTTGTCTCGCGGGATGCGTGCCGCCTGGGACGAGGGCCGGTGATATCACGGCTGTCGAGGCCGACCTCACCCCCGTCAATCTTGCTTCCTATCATTATTCCCTGAGCGTGCTCTCTTCCTTAAGCGGGAAGCTGGATGATGCGATCGAGGAGATGGAAAAAGCCCTTGGTTTTGATGCCCGGTCGGCCTTTTTAGCCACGGAACTCGCCGGTCTTTACAGCGAAAAAGGCAATATCTCCAGGGCCATTGCGATCTGCGAAAAGACGCTGGCGGAAAACGGCAGTGACGTTGAAGCCAGACTCCTGCTGGCCAACTTGTACCTGAATGTCAAGAATTTTGATAATGCCCTCCGCGAGTATCTGAAAGTCACAGAACTTGAGCCGCGCAATGCCGATGCGCTGCTCTATACAGGTATTCTTTATGGAGAAGCCAAGAAGTACGAAGAAGCAGTTACCACTTTCCGCAGGCTGCTGGATAGCGATCCCGATCACATCATGGGGAATTACTACTTGGCAAAAACATTGAGCGAAGTTCAACAATATGGCGCCGCCGAAGAAATCTATAAGAAGACGTTGGCCTTAAAACCTGGGTTTGAACCGGCCGTACTCGACCTCGGACGTCTCTTGGAAAAACAGGAAAAGAATGACCAGGCGGTAAAAAAATATCGCGCCTACATCAAGGCTAACCCGCACAGTGTAAACGTCAGGCTCAAATTAGCCGATCTGCTGCTAAAACTAAAGAAACCGGAAGAGGCGGAAAAGGAGCTGCGGGAGACACTTACCTGGGGGAAGGGCCGCCGCGAGATTGCTTACCGGCTGGGTCTGTTCTATTTAGAAAGCGATCGCTTTGAGAGAGCCGCGGAAATCATCCTGGAGCTGCTTAAGACCAATTCCGGCGATTACCGGTTGAGATACCTGCTGGCTTCAGCTTATGAAGGCCAGAAGGATTACCAGCAGGCCATCGCCGAGTTGCAGAAGATACCCCGGGAGGCGGAACTATTTCCTGCCGCCCAGTTAAGCATCAGCCTGATGCTGAAAAATACCGGCCAAATCGAGGCCGCCATCGCCAATCTGTCGGCCGCCATTGACAACAGAAAAGATGCCCCCGATCTTTATGCCTTGCTTGCTTCCATCTACGAAGAAAAAAAAGAACTTCTAAGGGCGGAAGAAACCTTAAAGATGGGCCTGCAGGTCTCCCCCAGTGTCATGCTGCATTTCAGTCTGGGCGCACTTTACGAAAAGACAGACCGTTTCCCGGAAAGCATCAGGGAGATGGAGACCGTCCTGCAAATGGACGGTAAAAATGCCGAGGCCATGAACTTTATCGGTTACTCCTACGCCGACCGCGGCATCAAACTGGTGGAAGCTGAGGATTTAATTAGAAAGGCGCTGACGCTAAAGCCGGGTAATGCATACATGCTGGACAGCTTGGGCTGGGTCTGTTTCCGACAGAATAAGCTGGCGGAGGCCATAAAATACTTAAAAGAAGCGGCCGCCGGGCTTCCCCAGGATGCCACCGTTGCCGAACACCTGGGCGATGTCTATGTCGAATCAGGCCAAATTGAAGCGGCCAGAGAGATTTATCTGCAAGTCATGAAATTGAATCCCGACCATAAAACTGTGCCGCAGAAGATAGAGAAGATGAAGATAACGGGTCACAACCCCGATAAACGGGATAAGCCCCGCTGA
- the ybgF gene encoding tol-pal system protein YbgF, which translates to MKINIFLLMLLLAALIGCATTDDLKKVQSELDQKITDVVNNRVVVVEKKVAAVEKHLSLLKAEDNAIRGEVARNFEAVTALRKSTAETGADIADIRDNIQQLRGQVEALRKDLATVVTRTNKDEDAKEIREKLNNAVFKINFIENFLGIGKREDQPEGTEKGEKPKEVTKGKPDKESAYAAAYELFKDGKFDKGREAFHNFLKQYPDTEYSDNAQFWIGECYYFEKKYENAILEYEKVAKNYPDGDKVPYALLKQGIAFMNLGDKASAKLILQRVINDYPNTNQARTAKATLLNIK; encoded by the coding sequence TTGAAAATAAATATTTTTCTGCTCATGCTTTTGTTGGCGGCACTAATCGGTTGTGCAACTACTGATGATTTGAAAAAGGTCCAAAGCGAGTTGGATCAGAAGATAACCGATGTAGTGAACAACAGGGTGGTGGTGGTGGAAAAAAAGGTGGCGGCAGTGGAGAAGCATCTGTCCCTCCTGAAGGCGGAAGACAATGCTATCCGTGGCGAGGTTGCCAGAAACTTTGAAGCCGTCACGGCTTTGCGCAAGAGCACGGCGGAAACGGGCGCCGATATAGCCGACATCCGGGATAATATCCAGCAACTGAGGGGCCAGGTGGAGGCTCTGCGTAAGGATCTCGCCACCGTCGTGACGCGCACCAATAAGGATGAGGACGCCAAGGAAATCAGGGAAAAACTCAATAACGCGGTTTTCAAGATCAATTTTATCGAGAATTTCCTGGGGATCGGAAAAAGAGAAGACCAGCCGGAGGGAACGGAAAAGGGCGAAAAGCCCAAGGAAGTTACCAAGGGAAAACCTGATAAGGAGTCGGCCTATGCCGCCGCCTATGAGCTTTTCAAGGATGGCAAATTCGATAAGGGCAGAGAGGCATTTCATAACTTTCTGAAACAGTACCCCGACACGGAATATTCCGATAATGCCCAGTTCTGGATCGGGGAATGCTATTATTTTGAAAAAAAGTACGAGAATGCCATCCTGGAATATGAAAAGGTGGCCAAGAATTATCCTGACGGCGACAAGGTGCCTTACGCCCTCCTGAAGCAGGGGATTGCCTTTATGAACCTGGGTGATAAGGCCAGTGCGAAGCTTATTCTGCAGCGGGTGATAAACGACTATCCCAATACTAATCAGGCTCGCACGGCAAAGGCGACCCTTCTCAACATAAAATAG